The following are encoded together in the Salinibacterium sp. UTAS2018 genome:
- a CDS encoding single-stranded DNA-binding protein, producing MSDTITVSGLVATVPRHIVTGEGLPITSFRLASTQRRFDRSNQRWIDGETNWYTITSFRQLAINSATSIGKGDRVVLTGRLKIREWENADRSGTNIEIEADALGHDLMWGTAQFSRTISSVNHTTSDSADDDEFPASDNADSDDSSEEGELVAASSGAEKPF from the coding sequence ATGTCAGACACCATCACCGTTTCCGGGCTCGTTGCGACTGTACCGCGGCACATCGTCACCGGGGAGGGATTGCCCATCACGTCGTTCCGTCTTGCCTCAACGCAGCGACGCTTCGATCGCAGTAACCAGCGCTGGATCGACGGCGAGACCAACTGGTACACGATCACCTCGTTCCGCCAGCTCGCAATCAACAGCGCCACTTCAATCGGCAAAGGCGACCGTGTTGTGCTGACGGGCCGACTAAAGATTCGCGAATGGGAGAACGCCGACCGCAGCGGAACGAACATCGAGATCGAAGCCGATGCTCTCGGTCACGACCTCATGTGGGGAACGGCGCAGTTCTCGCGCACGATCTCCAGCGTGAACCACACGACCAGCGACAGCGCTGACGATGATGAGTTCCCCGCGTCAGACAACGCCGATAGCGATGACTCTTCCGAGGAGGGCGAGCTCGTCGCTGCCTCAAGCGGAGCTGAGAAGCCCTTCTGA
- a CDS encoding methyltransferase — protein MTNHTLTGQTWVAFTQAGAVGSVHRVTDGFTFKLLKDEDYRGVYPTLDAAKSALHANLLPGTAWPEFREH, from the coding sequence ATGACAAACCACACTCTGACCGGACAAACCTGGGTGGCATTCACCCAGGCGGGAGCAGTTGGCTCGGTGCACCGGGTAACAGACGGGTTCACCTTCAAATTATTGAAAGACGAAGACTATCGAGGGGTCTATCCGACTCTGGATGCCGCGAAGTCTGCCCTGCACGCAAACCTGTTGCCCGGCACGGCGTGGCCTGAGTTCCGCGAGCACTAG
- the msrA gene encoding peptide-methionine (S)-S-oxide reductase MsrA: MHTFHLAGGCFWCLDAVYRTLNGVTDVVSGYTGGTVPNPSYELVCTETTGHAEAVAVTFDPEVIPDEVILDVYFTLHDPRQLNRQGNDVGSSYRSAMFYDGDEQKALFEAARDRASEYWDGGVVTAIEPLDTYYNAEDYHQDFFAKNPGQGYCMAVALPKVNKIRSSFSSYIK, encoded by the coding sequence ATGCACACATTTCATCTCGCAGGCGGCTGTTTCTGGTGCCTCGATGCGGTCTACCGCACCCTTAATGGCGTTACTGACGTCGTTTCTGGCTACACCGGCGGAACGGTGCCCAACCCCAGCTACGAGCTGGTCTGCACCGAGACGACGGGCCACGCTGAAGCGGTCGCGGTCACCTTTGACCCCGAGGTCATTCCCGACGAGGTCATCCTCGACGTGTACTTCACTCTCCACGACCCGCGCCAGTTGAACCGCCAGGGCAACGACGTCGGTTCGTCATACCGCTCGGCTATGTTCTACGACGGTGACGAGCAGAAGGCTCTCTTCGAAGCAGCTCGTGATCGCGCATCCGAATATTGGGATGGCGGCGTCGTGACGGCCATCGAGCCGCTCGACACGTACTACAACGCTGAGGACTACCACCAGGACTTCTTCGCAAAGAACCCCGGTCAGGGCTACTGCATGGCAGTTGCGTTGCCAAAGGTCAACAAAATCCGCTCGTCGTTCTCGAGCTACATCAAGTAA